The genomic region TGAAGACCATAGAAAGAGTGAAAAAGCTGAGTCGTGATAGATTTAACTATGTGCAAACCAAAAAGCAATTTGGTTCCGCCGTTAGTTATGATGTACTGCAAGCCAAAAACTCTTATTTAAGCGATTCTACCAATTATCTTTTGCAAAGCCTAGAGCTTAAGAAATCTCAATTGAATTTAAACCTATTAATGGGTGTGGAGAAAGAAAATGTATATGAGCTAACCAGTGTGTTTGAACCTACTATAGAGGATTATAAATACTTCGATTTAGAGGATAAAATGTTCAGCTCCAATAAAACTTTGCAGAATCAATATATCAATATGGAGATTTTGCAGAAAGATGTAGCAAGCGCAAAAGCAAGTGTTTGGCCTACTTTGAACCTGAATTCGGGTACGGATTATGCTAGCAATTATGTTCGTTATTCTGGAGCAGATCCCAATTCTTCATACTCCTACGATTTCTATGTGAATTTCAGCCTCAATTTCAATCTTTATGACGGGGGAAGAACACGAAGGTTAATCAAGCAATCCATTATACAAAGCGATATTGGAAATATTCAAGAAAGCCAAATCAAGCAAACCTTAAGTAATGGCCTATTGACAGTTTATGAGATGTATCAAATCCGCAAGCAGTTATTAAGTGTTGCTGATGTGGGACTAGAAACAGCTCAGCTCAACTTGGATTTATCCACTGAGAAATTCAAAAATGGAAGCATCAACTCCTTTAACTTTAGAGATGTTCAAATCATCTTTATCAATTCTGAATTCAGCAGACTAGAGGC from Lentimicrobium sp. L6 harbors:
- a CDS encoding TolC family protein encodes the protein MRILKYISVVLLLAFASQMSAQESSPLTLEEAVTIALEKNFDIQISNKNVESAEVNNTWGAAGMFPSVDVGISQTNRFDNSESMSSDERDDVLRSGVQPYVQVRWMLFNGLNVYIKKDKLELVQQLSEGNAAVVVESKIQAVVLAYYQSLLNREKLKTIERVKKLSRDRFNYVQTKKQFGSAVSYDVLQAKNSYLSDSTNYLLQSLELKKSQLNLNLLMGVEKENVYELTSVFEPTIEDYKYFDLEDKMFSSNKTLQNQYINMEILQKDVASAKASVWPTLNLNSGTDYASNYVRYSGADPNSSYSYDFYVNFSLNFNLYDGGRTRRLIKQSIIQSDIGNIQESQIKQTLSNGLLTVYEMYQIRKQLLSVADVGLETAQLNLDLSTEKFKNGSINSFNFRDVQIIFINSEFSRLEAVYNLINTHTELLRATGGIISEFE